In Bradyrhizobium symbiodeficiens, the genomic stretch TCGGCTCGTCAGTTTGTGGGGCCGGTCGGATCGACCAGTTACTCACTTGGAACGCAACATTGGGTGGCCTTGAACCAGCCCTGCGCTCACATAATGACTGCCTGATGGTCGTCGACGATTTAAACAAGATGCCGGTCGCATCTGACAAAGAAAAGTATCACAGTGCAAACAATTTCGCCCACAACCTTGCCACTGGCTCGACCAAACGGCGCAGCCCCGCGTTCGACGACGGTTCGGACAATGGTGAACAATACCGGGTGATTTCGCTTACATCAGCAGAGACCACAATAGCGGAGCTTGCGGCGAAGTGTGGCGAGCAAAGGGGCGGTGATGCTCGCCGCCTAATCGACGTACCCATTTACTTGGATGGTCTCGATCACATCTTTGATCGAATGCCAAACGCTGGCACGCTCGGTCAATCAAAATTGCAACAACTGTTTTCGGCGGTTCATCAGGTCTCGCGCGGGCCCCTGCCCTGGTCTGCGTACGAGAACCCGTACATTTGGCTGCGGCAATCGAAAGGCGGCCGGCGCGTCGCGATGCCGGCCGGCACGCCGTTGAGAGCTCTACTCGACGCCACCGACCGTCGGGGGCCGCTCATCCTGACGACACACTGGGCCGGCCCTGGACGTCCGATGGCTCTCGCGCGTCGTGGGGGAAAGGCTTGCGAGCGTGCCGGCATCGACGGCCTGACGTTTCATGATTTGCGCGGCACGGCGGTGGTTCGCCTTGCGATCGCAGGCGCCAGCGTGCCGCAGATCGCGGCCGTCACCGGTCATTCGTTGAAGGACGTCGAGGCCATTCTCGATGCGCACTACCTCGGTCGCGACATTCAGCTCGCAGAAGCTGCGGTGAAGCTCGAAGCGAGAACAAAACTGTAAACGATGGTGTAAACGGCGCTCGTTTTGCCGTTTGCTCAAACCGCTAAGTGTTTGATTTATATGGTGGGCGCACCAGGGCTCGAACCTGGGACCCGCTGATTAAGAGTCAGCTGCTCTACCAACTGAGCTATGCGCCCGAAAGGCGGTGAGTGCCTTGCGAGGTCGGTCGTTTAGCAAAGCGATCCGGGTATGGCAAGCGATGCAATGAAGGTTTTTCCAAAGTCCCCAGAAAGCGAAAAGCCGCTGGATTCCAGCGGCTTCTCCAGGGTTAATCGTCGCGAAATCCAGCCCCGTTCAGAGCCGGCCCTCGCGGTCCCGGTCGGGGCCGCCGTCGCGGTCGGAGCGGTCACGATGGAAGTGCTCCATGTTGCGCTCCATCATGCGGTCCATGCCGCGCTCCATGAAGTGGCGGTGCGAGCCGTCTTCGCCGCCTCCAAACGGCCCGCGGTGGCGGGTCAGCACGGCGAGGCGCCGCTTCTGGCCCTCGTCGAGGGTCTTGTAGAGGGGGTCAGCGGCATCGGCGATCTTCTTCAGGGCTGCCGACGTCGCGCCCATGTCCTCGGCGCGCTGGCGCAGGCGGGCGACCGGATCCTCCGGCCTGTCCTTGTCAGCATTCCTGCCGGCATCGCCAGGGCCGGCATTCATCCGCGCATTGGCGCGGTCGATGCGCAGCTTGGCGAAATCACGCACGGCAGCCTCGACCGGCGGCCACAGCTTCTCCTGGTCGGCGTTGAGCTTCAAGCCGGCATGGACGGCGGCGATCCGCGCGTCGACGAGGGCGGCGCGGTCCTCGGGGTTCATGCGGATGTGGTGGCGCATGTGCTCCATCCACGGGCGATGATACTGGGCATAGACCGCGCCCGAGCCGGCGATGCTGAGCACGGCAATGGCGGCAATGGTGAACTTCTTCATCCGGACCTCCTCTGGAAGGATGGCCATGAAGATGGGCGCCGGACGGCTGACAAGCAACTTACAATCTGGACAGGGAGCATGTCCTTACGAAGATGTAACGCGCGATTTTACCTCCAGCCGCGATCGGAAATCATTCGCAACAGAAAGGCTTCCGTGCAGACCGCAAGGAAGCCTTCGTTCATCGTTCGGAGCTCAGTTCGTCGTGCTCAGTTCGTCGTGCTCTTGGCCTCTTTGAGGAATTCGTCGATCAAGGGTTGGCCGATGCGGCCTGCGGCATCCTTGTAGACCGGCTCCATCGCCTTGCGCATCGCCTCGTTCTGCTCCGGCGTGAGCTTGATGATCTCGCTCTTGCCGCTCTTCTTGATCTCGGCGAGCGCGTCGTCGTTCTCCTTCTGCGACTGCGCGTTGCCGAACTCGGTCGCTTCCTTCATCGCCTTGGTGAGCTGGTCGCGGATGTCGGCCGGCAGATCGTCCCAGAACTTCTTGTTCACGATCACGACGTAGCCGATGTAGCCGTGATTGGTCTCGGTGATGTACTTCTGCACTTCGTGCATCTTCTGGGTATAGATGTTCGACCAGGTGTTTTCCTGGCCGTCGACCACGCCGGTCTGCAGCGCCTGATAGACCTCGGAGAACGCCATCACCTGCGGCAGCGAGCTGAGCGCCTTGAACTGGGCCTGCAGCACGCGTGACGACTGGATGCGGAACTTGACGCCCTGATAGTCGGCCGGGGTGATCAGCTTCTTGTTGGCGCTCATCTGCTTGAAGCCGTTGTCCCAATAGGCAAGGCCGGTGATGCCCTTGGCATCCAGCAGCTTGAGCAGCCGGGTGCCCAGCGGGCCATCCGTCACCTTCCGCAGCGTCTTCAGGTCGGGCAGGATGTAGGGGAGGTCGAACACCTCGAACTCGCGGATGCCGAGCGGTCCGAATTTGGAGTTGGACGGCGCCAGCATCTGCACGCTGCCGAGCTGGAGCGCCTCGAGCTCTTCCTTGTCCTTGTACAGCGTCGAGTTCGGGTAGACCTCGACCTTGACCTTGCCGCCGGTGTACTTCTCGGCGAGTTCCTTGAACTTCTCCGCCGCCTTGCCCTTCGGCGTCTCGGTGGCGACGACGTGGCTGAACTTGATGATGATTGGCGATTGAGCCGATGCCGGCCCGGCAAGCCCGAGTGCCAGTGCCGCGATCGACGCGGCGATTGCGATGGTGCGCATAATCTCTCCCTGATGTTATCTAAGCCGCCCGCGCGGGCGACCAATGCTTGTTCCGGCTGCATCAATACAGGCCGCCGGAGTGGACTGCTATTGGCCGTTAGCAGGGC encodes the following:
- a CDS encoding Spy/CpxP family protein refolding chaperone, producing the protein MKKFTIAAIAVLSIAGSGAVYAQYHRPWMEHMRHHIRMNPEDRAALVDARIAAVHAGLKLNADQEKLWPPVEAAVRDFAKLRIDRANARMNAGPGDAGRNADKDRPEDPVARLRQRAEDMGATSAALKKIADAADPLYKTLDEGQKRRLAVLTRHRGPFGGGEDGSHRHFMERGMDRMMERNMEHFHRDRSDRDGGPDRDREGRL
- a CDS encoding DUF927 domain-containing protein: MRTATAPLVRHDLAAPKPSSCDLRTQLTAPATPLRSSEPTRRSAYAAATGWRPGHRTFVLAHRAIGANTKNICGLPPDAHRPEPRGTSKAWLRSVGVLARKSSGMMLTTCCSFAAPLLRIANEQAFGLCLAGKTGGGKTTATLVGSSVCGAGRIDQLLTWNATLGGLEPALRSHNDCLMVVDDLNKMPVASDKEKYHSANNFAHNLATGSTKRRSPAFDDGSDNGEQYRVISLTSAETTIAELAAKCGEQRGGDARRLIDVPIYLDGLDHIFDRMPNAGTLGQSKLQQLFSAVHQVSRGPLPWSAYENPYIWLRQSKGGRRVAMPAGTPLRALLDATDRRGPLILTTHWAGPGRPMALARRGGKACERAGIDGLTFHDLRGTAVVRLAIAGASVPQIAAVTGHSLKDVEAILDAHYLGRDIQLAEAAVKLEARTKL
- a CDS encoding TRAP transporter substrate-binding protein, translating into MRTIAIAASIAALALGLAGPASAQSPIIIKFSHVVATETPKGKAAEKFKELAEKYTGGKVKVEVYPNSTLYKDKEELEALQLGSVQMLAPSNSKFGPLGIREFEVFDLPYILPDLKTLRKVTDGPLGTRLLKLLDAKGITGLAYWDNGFKQMSANKKLITPADYQGVKFRIQSSRVLQAQFKALSSLPQVMAFSEVYQALQTGVVDGQENTWSNIYTQKMHEVQKYITETNHGYIGYVVIVNKKFWDDLPADIRDQLTKAMKEATEFGNAQSQKENDDALAEIKKSGKSEIIKLTPEQNEAMRKAMEPVYKDAAGRIGQPLIDEFLKEAKSTTN